A section of the Citrobacter farmeri genome encodes:
- a CDS encoding LacI family DNA-binding transcriptional regulator produces the protein MTQSHSQRVTRSDVAKEAGTSVAVVSYVINNGPRPVAEATRQRVLQAIKKTGYRPNGIARALASGSTQTYGLVAPDISNPFIASMAHALQHEAFADGKVLLLGDAGDSSCRERELINNMLHRQVDGLLYTSVDRHPYINLIQESGTPCVMLDRVDPGLNVSVIQVDEQLAAMQVTQHLIDHGYRDIGIICGPREMLNTQDRIRGWQQALEASSLVVNPSWIFSTNYTRAGGYEATKRMLQHQLPRALFATNEQQALGCLRALAEHGLRVPEDVALVCFNATQESAYNVPSLTAVRQPVDKMARAAIDMLKNWDGEVRRVEFEFYLRTGESCGCQGHEVHPETK, from the coding sequence GTGACTCAATCACATTCACAACGCGTAACACGTTCTGACGTGGCAAAAGAAGCGGGAACGTCCGTCGCTGTCGTTAGTTACGTTATTAATAATGGTCCGCGCCCCGTTGCCGAAGCGACACGACAGCGTGTACTACAGGCCATTAAGAAAACCGGTTATCGACCCAATGGCATCGCGCGCGCGCTGGCTTCAGGGAGTACGCAAACTTATGGGCTGGTCGCGCCGGACATCTCGAATCCGTTTATCGCCTCTATGGCTCATGCCCTGCAACACGAAGCCTTTGCTGATGGCAAAGTTCTTCTGCTGGGCGACGCAGGCGACAGTAGCTGCCGTGAACGTGAACTCATTAATAATATGCTGCACCGCCAGGTTGACGGGCTGCTCTACACCAGTGTTGATCGCCATCCTTATATCAATTTGATTCAGGAAAGTGGTACCCCCTGCGTCATGCTCGATCGTGTGGATCCTGGACTTAACGTCAGCGTTATCCAGGTTGATGAACAACTGGCGGCGATGCAGGTAACACAACATCTTATTGATCACGGATACCGCGATATCGGCATCATCTGCGGCCCGCGTGAAATGCTGAATACTCAGGATCGTATCCGGGGCTGGCAGCAGGCGCTGGAAGCCTCATCGTTAGTGGTTAATCCCTCATGGATTTTTTCGACCAACTATACCCGCGCCGGCGGTTACGAGGCGACAAAACGCATGCTTCAGCACCAACTGCCGCGCGCGCTGTTCGCGACGAATGAACAGCAGGCTCTCGGTTGTTTACGCGCCCTGGCAGAACACGGGTTACGCGTTCCTGAAGATGTTGCTCTGGTCTGCTTTAACGCAACACAAGAGTCGGCTTACAACGTCCCTTCTTTAACCGCCGTCCGGCAACCTGTCGATAAGATGGCCCGTGCGGCAATTGACATGCTGAAAAATTGGGATGGGGAAGTTCGCCGCGTTGAATTTGAGTTTTATTTACGAACAGGAGAGTCGTGTGGCTGCCAGGGACATGAAGTACACCCCGAAACAAAGTAA
- a CDS encoding nucleoside hydrolase, with protein MRIIIDCDPGNGIPGANIDDGLALALAIAAPQITLEMITTVAGNTPVDVGYAVAKDLITQLDIPVAVYRGASRALREDPQPWREKLDHGVDQFGLRQLWSNVPAPAMCQNAKSHAPEAIGELICRNPGEITLVATGPLTNVAIALQLYPQIVHAVKKIVVMGGVFNVPGYLKDTNFGLDPEAAHAVLTSGAPVTLVPMDVTTQTQMLHADLDRLAKTENGLSRFLVQTLRPWITYSMQTRNLPGCWIHDVLTVAWLLDPSLTTTAEDYLDVSLEGITRGMTCRYGRDTLRLNVGIPEPKGAQVTILQSIDNQRLISLIEHYILTYGA; from the coding sequence ATGCGCATCATTATTGATTGCGATCCGGGGAACGGCATTCCCGGCGCTAATATCGATGACGGTCTGGCGCTGGCGCTGGCCATTGCCGCGCCGCAAATCACTCTGGAGATGATCACTACGGTTGCCGGAAATACGCCGGTAGACGTGGGATATGCCGTCGCTAAAGATCTCATTACACAACTGGATATTCCTGTTGCGGTCTACCGTGGCGCCTCGCGTGCGCTCCGGGAAGATCCGCAACCCTGGCGTGAAAAACTGGATCATGGTGTCGATCAGTTTGGCCTACGGCAACTCTGGTCGAATGTTCCTGCTCCGGCAATGTGTCAAAACGCGAAATCCCATGCGCCTGAAGCAATAGGTGAACTCATCTGTCGCAATCCTGGCGAAATCACGTTGGTTGCTACCGGTCCCCTTACCAATGTGGCCATCGCCCTGCAGCTTTACCCGCAGATTGTTCACGCGGTCAAAAAAATCGTCGTGATGGGTGGCGTGTTCAATGTTCCAGGCTACCTGAAAGATACAAATTTTGGTCTGGACCCTGAGGCGGCTCATGCGGTGCTCACCAGCGGTGCGCCAGTCACGCTGGTTCCGATGGATGTGACAACGCAAACCCAAATGCTTCACGCCGATTTGGATCGTCTGGCAAAAACAGAAAACGGGCTTAGCCGTTTTCTGGTGCAAACCCTTCGCCCGTGGATCACCTACTCAATGCAAACCCGCAATCTGCCCGGGTGTTGGATCCACGATGTGTTAACCGTTGCCTGGTTACTGGATCCCTCTCTTACAACAACGGCTGAAGACTATCTGGATGTCTCTCTGGAAGGCATTACGCGCGGTATGACTTGTCGCTATGGACGTGACACATTACGCCTCAATGTCGGGATCCCTGAACCCAAAGGTGCGCAGGTAACCATTCTGCAAAGCATCGATAACCAGCGGCTTATTTCACTGATAGAGCACTATATTCTGACCTACGGCGCGTAG
- a CDS encoding MgtC/SapB family protein, with amino-acid sequence MNTLSFLLFGEGESLLITLGKICVAFILGGIIGLERESKGKPVGFKTCVIISVASCVLTIVSIQSAEYYAEISMNIRSDPMRLAAQIISGVGFLGAGVILHRHDDAISGLTTAAIVWASAGVGITSGAGFYMYALLATGLFLLAIKLSYFVIFLQTKNQLPGKVKIRVILDEKAGLETLVESINQQKNIIEAITIRDVKKGKIEVNLKVVIRKKMTLPELYSNLSTLEHVCAIALEH; translated from the coding sequence ATGAATACGCTATCCTTCCTCTTATTCGGTGAAGGAGAATCGCTCTTAATTACACTGGGCAAAATTTGCGTCGCGTTTATCCTGGGCGGCATCATTGGTCTTGAAAGAGAATCAAAAGGGAAGCCTGTTGGATTTAAAACGTGCGTCATTATTTCAGTCGCCAGTTGTGTTCTGACAATCGTCTCTATTCAGTCAGCAGAGTATTACGCTGAAATCTCGATGAATATACGTAGCGACCCGATGCGCCTGGCCGCCCAAATTATCAGCGGTGTAGGCTTTCTCGGTGCCGGTGTTATCCTCCACCGCCATGATGATGCCATCTCCGGGCTAACAACCGCAGCCATCGTATGGGCTTCTGCGGGTGTGGGAATTACCAGTGGAGCCGGTTTTTATATGTATGCGCTGCTTGCCACAGGTTTGTTCCTGCTGGCCATAAAGCTCAGCTATTTTGTGATCTTTTTACAAACCAAAAACCAATTACCTGGCAAAGTAAAAATTCGCGTTATTCTTGACGAAAAAGCGGGACTAGAAACGCTGGTAGAAAGTATTAATCAGCAAAAGAACATTATTGAAGCCATTACTATTCGCGATGTTAAAAAGGGGAAAATAGAGGTCAACCTTAAAGTCGTGATTAGAAAAAAAATGACGTTGCCGGAACTCTACAGCAACCTTTCTACGCTCGAACACGTTTGTGCTATCGCACTGGAGCACTAA